The Verrucomicrobiota bacterium genome window below encodes:
- a CDS encoding polymer-forming cytoskeletal protein — protein MADNAHSKNHLANDVEIKGSIKFANEFTFDGRIEGEISSSDGVLTVGEHGDVNGEVKAKSVIVMGKVHGNITVQERCELRSRSQLIGDLKAARLIIEEGATFVGKSEVTPNKNALKDLAAHGAIQAKEEPPKVGAGVGAPR, from the coding sequence ATGGCAGATAATGCACACTCCAAGAATCACCTGGCAAACGATGTCGAGATCAAAGGGTCTATCAAGTTTGCGAACGAGTTTACGTTTGATGGCCGCATCGAAGGCGAGATCTCGTCCAGTGACGGGGTTCTTACAGTGGGCGAGCACGGTGATGTGAACGGCGAAGTGAAAGCAAAATCGGTGATCGTGATGGGCAAGGTGCATGGCAATATCACCGTTCAGGAGCGTTGCGAACTTCGTTCCCGATCCCAGTTGATCGGTGATCTGAAAGCCGCCCGCCTCATCATCGAAGAAGGGGCCACCTTCGTCGGCAAATCAGAAGTTACCCCGAACAAGAATGCGCTCAAGGACCTGGCAGCTCATGGAGCCATTCAGGCCAAGGAAGAGCCGCCGAAAGTCGGTGCTGGCGTTGGCGCTCCCCGCTAA
- a CDS encoding polymer-forming cytoskeletal protein: MAAKGRVEVQCPHCGNIQLEPSLAKSTYCRKCTGYIQIGKSPRTGAPQAEAPKPVSIFQKLEGVLGGQRTVIAHCFECTGKREVPKGATSTICPQCGAYIDLQDYKIVGNFSRSIRTRGRVFITHKGDLNSNRVICDSAEIQGLMRGSLICSGEVRIRLKGKISGAIEAKLLLIDRKSEVEFVRPIRAGTVDVEGIVSARIISEGTVIVRKDGRLTGTVFARGFNVEGGEFFGELSIGNVEAAQADLAAAAKQPRRQGERTDPGTGFSLAPA, from the coding sequence GTGGCTGCCAAAGGACGGGTAGAAGTTCAATGTCCTCACTGCGGTAACATTCAGCTCGAGCCCAGTCTTGCCAAATCGACCTATTGTCGCAAGTGCACCGGATACATCCAGATTGGCAAAAGTCCGAGGACGGGAGCCCCGCAGGCGGAGGCGCCCAAGCCGGTTTCCATTTTTCAGAAACTGGAAGGTGTCCTCGGGGGCCAACGAACGGTTATCGCCCACTGTTTCGAGTGCACGGGAAAACGCGAAGTTCCAAAAGGCGCTACCTCGACCATCTGTCCCCAGTGTGGTGCCTACATCGATCTGCAGGATTATAAGATCGTCGGCAACTTCAGCCGGTCCATCCGTACTCGCGGCCGGGTGTTCATCACGCATAAAGGTGACCTGAATAGTAATCGGGTCATCTGTGATTCTGCCGAGATCCAGGGACTCATGCGCGGGAGCCTCATCTGCAGCGGCGAGGTTAGGATCAGGCTGAAAGGCAAGATCAGCGGCGCGATCGAAGCCAAACTGCTTCTCATCGACCGCAAATCGGAGGTCGAGTTTGTGCGTCCGATCCGCGCCGGCACGGTTGATGTCGAGGGGATCGTGTCGGCACGCATCATTTCCGAGGGTACCGTCATCGTGCGGAAAGACGGACGCCTCACGGGTACGGTTTTCGCCCGCGGATTCAACGTCGAAGGGGGCGAATTCTTCGGCGAATTATCCATCGGCAACGTCGAAGCCGCGCAGGCCGACCTGGCTGCGGCCGCCAAGCAACCCCGCCGCCAGGGCGAACGTACCGATCCCGGGACCGGTTTCTCCCTCGCACCCGCATAA
- a CDS encoding DUF5069 domain-containing protein, which yields MTSKIYPRSPYATLGGYVHLPRFIDKARLHRQGLLLGYNYKTSGFDRHLLAFLGVAGEEFEAAVDNLGSDDQVLAWLRKKGVNHTPSEIEAWNQAMIAKAPDSPDKRERFSQLLRHVGGSENSGVRTYFDLIDFEERRMEFEARRAQERGSC from the coding sequence ATGACTTCGAAGATTTATCCCCGCAGCCCTTACGCAACGCTCGGCGGTTACGTTCACCTGCCCCGGTTCATCGACAAAGCGCGCCTGCATCGGCAGGGGTTGCTGCTGGGATATAATTACAAGACGTCCGGGTTTGATCGTCATCTCCTCGCTTTCCTTGGCGTTGCCGGTGAAGAGTTCGAAGCTGCGGTCGATAACCTCGGCTCAGATGATCAGGTCCTGGCCTGGCTGCGCAAAAAGGGCGTAAATCATACCCCTTCTGAAATTGAAGCCTGGAATCAAGCCATGATCGCCAAAGCGCCGGACAGCCCGGACAAACGGGAGCGATTCAGCCAGTTGCTGCGGCACGTCGGCGGATCTGAAAATTCCGGGGTACGGACCTATTTTGATCTGATCGATTTCGAGGAGCGCAGGATGGAATTCGAGGCGCGCCGGGCACAAGAGCGAGGATCCTGCTGA
- a CDS encoding tetratricopeptide repeat protein, giving the protein MAIRPVVEPAPSSFDPIVFWSLHRTKIVYGSVAAALLLVIVGIVAGYRAIQTKNAEAAFAAAEADGDWQSVISHYPGSTAAGNAYLRLAAKLAADGKYAESDSAYQSFLRDNHDHPLLVNGYMGLAQNAENQKSADRALQAYGQVVTRFGTSYLAPLALFHQARLTRGKGQLKEARELFEKVVQNYPGSFVTPVASQAASELNEKLNPQPPAPAPQAAASASASPAPAASASPAASAPSPDASPAASLAP; this is encoded by the coding sequence ATGGCCATTCGCCCTGTTGTTGAACCTGCACCCTCATCGTTTGATCCGATCGTTTTCTGGTCGTTGCACCGGACGAAGATCGTTTATGGGTCGGTGGCAGCCGCATTGCTGTTGGTGATTGTCGGGATCGTGGCAGGTTATCGGGCGATCCAGACGAAGAACGCCGAGGCGGCTTTCGCCGCGGCCGAGGCCGACGGCGATTGGCAGTCTGTGATCAGCCATTACCCCGGTTCGACGGCAGCGGGCAATGCATACCTGCGGCTTGCCGCCAAATTGGCGGCTGACGGCAAGTACGCCGAATCGGACAGCGCTTACCAATCCTTTTTGCGTGACAATCACGACCATCCCCTGTTGGTGAACGGCTACATGGGGCTGGCGCAAAATGCCGAAAACCAAAAGAGTGCGGACCGGGCTCTCCAGGCTTATGGCCAGGTGGTCACGCGGTTCGGCACCTCTTACCTGGCGCCGCTGGCGCTGTTCCATCAGGCCCGCCTGACCCGGGGCAAAGGCCAGTTAAAGGAAGCGCGTGAACTCTTTGAAAAGGTGGTTCAGAATTATCCCGGAAGTTTTGTCACCCCCGTTGCGAGCCAGGCGGCAAGCGAGTTGAACGAAAAGTTGAACCCGCAACCGCCGGCCCCGGCGCCGCAAGCCGCCGCGTCTGCATCGGCATCTCCGGCGCCCGCGGCGAGCGCCTCACCGGCAGCCTCCGCACCGTCACCGGACGCTTCGCCCGCGGCGAGCCTGGCGCCGTAG
- the cysK gene encoding cysteine synthase A, whose protein sequence is MATPGRFYNNIIETVGRTPLVRLNRITQGLEAIIALKCEFFNPLGSVKDRIGMAMIDAAERDGIINPDTTIVEPTSGNTGIALAFVCAAKGYKLVLTMPETMSLERRTLLAMLGAKLILTPGAEGMKGAIARAEDILRSTPNSWMPQQFENPANPAIHAQTTAEEIWADTAGAADILVSAVGTGGTITGVARVIKARKPAFQAIAVEPKDSAVIRQTLHHEPLKPGPHKIQGTGAGFIPENLDLKEVDEVITVSNESAFVMARRLAKEEGILAGISSGANVHAAIEVAKRPENRGKLIVTVACSTGERYLSTALADEARAEVGG, encoded by the coding sequence ATGGCCACTCCCGGAAGATTTTACAACAACATCATTGAGACAGTGGGCCGCACCCCGCTCGTCAGGTTGAATCGAATTACGCAAGGCCTGGAGGCCATCATCGCGTTAAAATGCGAGTTTTTTAATCCGCTCGGAAGCGTGAAGGACCGGATCGGCATGGCGATGATCGATGCCGCCGAGCGGGATGGCATCATCAACCCCGACACCACGATTGTAGAGCCCACGAGCGGAAACACCGGCATTGCCCTTGCCTTTGTCTGTGCCGCCAAAGGGTACAAGCTGGTGCTGACTATGCCGGAAACGATGAGCCTGGAGCGGCGAACGCTTCTGGCCATGCTCGGCGCCAAGCTTATCCTGACGCCGGGAGCCGAGGGCATGAAGGGTGCGATTGCGCGGGCGGAGGACATATTGCGGTCCACGCCGAACTCGTGGATGCCGCAGCAGTTTGAGAATCCGGCCAACCCGGCCATTCACGCGCAAACCACGGCCGAAGAGATCTGGGCCGACACGGCCGGTGCGGCCGACATCCTCGTGTCCGCGGTGGGCACGGGCGGAACCATCACAGGTGTGGCCAGGGTGATCAAAGCACGGAAACCGGCTTTCCAGGCGATTGCGGTCGAACCGAAGGATTCAGCGGTAATCCGGCAAACGCTGCATCACGAACCCCTGAAGCCGGGTCCGCACAAGATCCAGGGGACCGGTGCCGGTTTTATCCCTGAAAACCTGGACCTCAAGGAGGTGGACGAGGTTATCACGGTGAGCAACGAAAGCGCTTTTGTGATGGCCCGGCGCCTGGCCAAGGAGGAGGGCATTCTTGCCGGCATCAGTTCCGGGGCCAACGTGCACGCCGCCATCGAAGTGGCGAAACGGCCGGAAAACCGCGGTAAACTCATCGTAACGGTCGCGTGTTCGACCGGGGAGCGCTATCTTAGCACGGCCTTGGCTGATGAAGCGCGGGCGGAAGTTGGCGGTTAA
- a CDS encoding 4a-hydroxytetrahydrobiopterin dehydratase, with the protein MATLLNAETVARLLDEVPNWRLAGDAVERTVKCKDFMAAISFINQVAAEAEALNHHPDIDIRWNQVRLVLTTHSAQGLTDLDFTLARKLDAAAEPFTQTPG; encoded by the coding sequence ATGGCAACCCTTCTGAATGCAGAAACCGTGGCCCGGTTATTGGACGAGGTTCCGAACTGGCGCCTGGCCGGCGATGCCGTTGAGCGAACGGTCAAGTGCAAGGATTTTATGGCCGCCATCAGTTTTATAAACCAGGTGGCGGCCGAAGCTGAAGCGCTGAATCACCACCCGGACATCGATATCCGTTGGAACCAGGTCCGCCTGGTGCTTACCACGCACTCGGCCCAGGGATTGACGGACCTGGACTTTACGCTCGCCCGTAAGCTCGATGCGGCCGCAGAGCCCTTCACCCAGACGCCCGGATAA
- a CDS encoding 30S ribosomal protein S12, with protein MPTINQLVRKGRRKMTVKSKSPALADCPQRRGVCVQVMTRTPKKPNSALRKVAKVRLTNGYEVIAYIPGEGHNLQEHSIVLVRGGRVKDLPGVRYHIVRGTLDALGVDGRHRSRSKYGAKRPKGGAAAEAAGKGGKPAAKGGKK; from the coding sequence ATGCCAACGATCAACCAGCTTGTAAGAAAAGGACGCAGAAAGATGACGGTGAAGTCGAAATCACCGGCTCTTGCCGACTGCCCGCAGCGGCGCGGCGTTTGCGTGCAGGTCATGACGCGAACGCCCAAGAAACCAAATTCCGCCTTGCGGAAAGTCGCCAAGGTCCGGTTGACGAACGGGTACGAGGTGATCGCCTACATCCCGGGCGAAGGACATAACCTTCAGGAACACTCCATCGTGCTGGTTCGTGGGGGACGGGTGAAGGATTTGCCGGGTGTCCGTTACCACATCGTGCGGGGAACCCTGGATGCCTTGGGGGTGGACGGCCGCCACCGCAGCCGTTCGAAGTACGGTGCAAAACGTCCGAAGGGGGGTGCGGCTGCTGAAGCCGCCGGGAAGGGCGGCAAACCGGCCGCCAAGGGAGGCAAAAAGTAA
- the rpsG gene encoding 30S ribosomal protein S7 — protein sequence MSRRRRVIHKEEKLDARYGSPVVARLIDTVMRAGKKSLAERIVYQAIEKSREGSDAVDPLDTLHKALDNAKPRLEVKSRRVGGATYQVPVEVSSDRQVSLAMRWLVTFAKNRRGTMTDNLAAEIKDAATGQGSAIKKRDDTHKMAQANRAFAHFRW from the coding sequence ATGTCACGTCGTCGCAGAGTCATTCATAAGGAAGAAAAACTGGACGCCCGCTACGGCAGTCCGGTGGTGGCTCGCCTGATCGATACGGTCATGCGTGCCGGGAAAAAGTCTCTGGCTGAGCGAATCGTCTATCAAGCCATTGAGAAAAGCCGTGAAGGTTCCGACGCGGTGGATCCGCTGGATACTCTGCATAAGGCGCTCGATAACGCCAAACCGCGGCTGGAGGTCAAGTCCCGGCGCGTCGGCGGCGCCACGTACCAGGTGCCGGTCGAGGTTTCCTCAGACCGCCAGGTCTCACTCGCGATGCGTTGGCTGGTGACTTTCGCCAAAAATCGTCGCGGGACCATGACCGATAATTTGGCCGCCGAGATCAAGGACGCGGCGACAGGACAAGGGTCCGCGATCAAAAAGCGCGATGACACCCATAAGATGGCCCAGGCTAACCGTGCTTTTGCACATTTCCGTTGGTAA